From Sphingobium sp. RAC03, a single genomic window includes:
- a CDS encoding DUF4163 domain-containing protein, with amino-acid sequence MRRAHAPSGLIALLLLVAACAPSSDAPVGNAAENEAAARYADRMAGTPPPAPPSKPFAVKETAGGLEFAYAYPAEAAAVPALVDKFARDMAATKADALKMAKEDSAAAKESGYPFRPHSLETEWSVAADTPRFLALQSQTYVYTGGAHGMTGYDAVLWDKARKQESSVKALMTSPAAFSTAIRDRFCAILDQQRAEKRGAPVVRGDDDFTQCIDPMEQVLVPTSKDGKLIDGLTVVVGPYSAGPYAEGSYEVALPVDAAMRDAIKPDYRDAFVAVD; translated from the coding sequence ATGCGGCGGGCGCACGCACCAAGCGGCCTTATCGCGCTGCTGCTGCTGGTTGCAGCCTGCGCCCCGTCGTCCGACGCCCCCGTCGGCAATGCTGCCGAAAACGAAGCGGCCGCCCGCTATGCCGACCGCATGGCGGGCACGCCGCCCCCCGCGCCGCCATCCAAGCCCTTTGCGGTCAAGGAAACGGCAGGCGGCCTGGAATTTGCCTATGCTTATCCGGCGGAGGCCGCTGCCGTCCCCGCGCTGGTCGACAAGTTCGCGCGCGACATGGCAGCGACCAAGGCCGACGCGCTGAAAATGGCGAAGGAAGACAGCGCGGCCGCAAAAGAGTCCGGCTATCCCTTCCGCCCGCACAGCCTGGAAACAGAGTGGAGCGTTGCAGCCGACACGCCCCGCTTCCTCGCGCTACAGTCGCAAACCTATGTCTACACCGGCGGCGCGCATGGGATGACCGGCTATGACGCCGTGCTGTGGGACAAGGCGCGCAAACAGGAAAGCAGCGTCAAGGCGCTGATGACCTCGCCCGCCGCCTTCTCCACCGCGATCCGCGACCGTTTCTGCGCGATACTCGACCAGCAACGCGCCGAAAAACGCGGCGCCCCCGTCGTGCGCGGCGACGATGACTTCACCCAATGTATCGACCCGATGGAACAGGTGCTGGTGCCGACATCGAAGGACGGCAAGCTGATCGACGGCCTGACCGTGGTTGTCGGCCCCTATAGCGCCGGTCCTTACGCCGAGGGCAGCTATGAAGTCGCCTTGCCGGTCGACGCTGCGATGCGCGACGCGATCAAACCGGACTATCGCGATGCCTTCGTGGCGGTAGATTAG
- the serS gene encoding serine--tRNA ligase: protein MHDIRFIRENPAAFDAGLARRGLAPLSAQILALDEQSRAIKTQLQVGQARRNEASKLIGQAMAAGDKDKAEALKTEVAALKDGTPALEAQERELGDALTAMLAAIPNLPADDVPEGADEDANVEVSRWGTPRVFEFAPQDHADFGPALGLDFEGGAKLSGARFTALRGQMARLHRALAQYMLDTQTGVNGYEETNPPLLVRDEALFGTGQLPKFADDLFSTFRSVSLGEFMVNTINAYLNDERTIPDGQVISNVTIEEEYKSDPATRKNRLWLIPTAEVSLTNLVADQIVPLAELPVRLTALTPCFRSEAGSAGRDTRGFIRQHQFEKVELVTICAPDESPAEHERMCAAAEGILQTLALPYRKMLLCTGDMGFGARKTWDLEVWLPSQDTYREISSVSNCGDFQARRMNARYKPEGEKQTRFLHTLNGSGLAVGRTLVAVLENYQQADGSVIVPEVLVPYMGGVTVLEPRI, encoded by the coding sequence ATGCACGACATCCGTTTCATCCGCGAAAATCCCGCCGCTTTCGACGCTGGCCTTGCCCGGCGCGGGCTGGCGCCCCTGTCCGCGCAGATATTGGCACTCGATGAGCAAAGCCGGGCGATCAAGACGCAGTTGCAGGTCGGCCAGGCCCGCCGCAACGAGGCGAGCAAGCTGATCGGCCAGGCCATGGCGGCTGGCGACAAGGACAAGGCCGAGGCGCTGAAAACCGAAGTGGCGGCGCTCAAGGACGGCACGCCTGCGCTGGAAGCGCAGGAGCGCGAATTGGGCGATGCGCTGACGGCGATGCTGGCCGCGATCCCCAACCTGCCGGCCGACGATGTGCCGGAGGGGGCGGACGAGGACGCCAATGTCGAGGTGAGCCGTTGGGGCACGCCCCGCGTGTTCGAGTTCGCGCCGCAGGACCATGCGGATTTCGGCCCGGCGCTGGGGCTGGATTTCGAGGGCGGCGCGAAGCTGTCGGGGGCGCGCTTTACCGCGCTGCGGGGCCAGATGGCGCGGCTGCACCGGGCATTGGCGCAATATATGCTGGACACGCAGACCGGCGTGAACGGCTATGAGGAAACCAATCCGCCGTTGCTGGTGCGGGATGAAGCGCTGTTCGGCACCGGGCAATTGCCCAAATTTGCCGACGATCTGTTCAGCACTTTCAGATCAGTGAGTTTAGGAGAGTTTATGGTGAATACCATAAATGCCTATCTGAATGACGAGAGAACAATTCCCGATGGCCAAGTAATTTCAAATGTGACGATTGAAGAAGAATATAAGTCTGATCCTGCCACCAGAAAAAATAGGCTTTGGCTGATCCCAACCGCCGAAGTGTCGCTCACCAATCTGGTGGCCGACCAGATCGTGCCGCTGGCCGAGCTGCCGGTGCGGCTGACCGCGCTGACCCCCTGTTTCCGTTCCGAAGCCGGGTCGGCCGGGCGCGATACGCGCGGGTTTATTCGCCAGCATCAGTTCGAGAAAGTCGAACTGGTCACCATCTGCGCGCCCGACGAGTCGCCAGCCGAGCATGAGCGCATGTGTGCGGCGGCCGAGGGTATCTTGCAGACGCTCGCCCTGCCCTATCGCAAGATGCTGCTCTGCACCGGCGACATGGGCTTTGGCGCGCGCAAGACTTGGGATCTGGAGGTGTGGCTGCCGAGCCAGGACACCTATCGCGAGATCAGTTCCGTCTCCAACTGCGGCGACTTTCAGGCGCGGCGCATGAACGCGCGCTACAAGCCGGAGGGTGAGAAGCAGACGCGCTTCCTGCATACGTTGAACGGCTCAGGGCTGGCGGTCGGGCGGACGCTGGTCGCGGTACTGGAAAATTATCAGCAGGCTGACGGCAGCGTGATCGTGCCAGAGGTGCTGGTGCCCTATATGGGTGGGGTGACGGTGTTGGAGCCGCGCATATGA
- the rimO gene encoding 30S ribosomal protein S12 methylthiotransferase RimO, with translation MCATIMATKFPDAPKIGMVSLGCPKNLVDSERILTKLRSDGYQMSADYAGADVVLVNTCGFLDSAKEESLEAIGEAMAENGRVIVTGCMGDEADLIRAKFPQVLAVTGAHQYEQVVNAVHDASPPIPNAFVDLVPEGGLKLTPRHYSYLKISEGCNHRCSFCIIPSIRGDLVSRRIDAVLREAEKLVSAGTKELLVISQDTSAYGVDTRHEPRQWKGREVRAHMTDMARELGQLRDADGKAPWVRLHYVYPYPHVDQVIPLMADGLLTPYLDIPFQHASPSVLKAMKRPANEAKVLDRIHKWRAICPDITIRSSFVVGFPGETEADFQYLLDWLDEAQLDRVGAFRFEPVEGAAANALPGAVPEAVKEERYQRIMAKTAAISAAKLAAKVGRVLPVIVDEVGEPDEEDGSIGATARSQADAPEIDGNVFLRDVGEGRKAGDIFDVLIEDADEHDLYGVPV, from the coding sequence ATGTGCGCGACCATCATGGCAACCAAATTTCCTGACGCGCCGAAGATCGGCATGGTTTCGCTCGGCTGTCCGAAAAACCTGGTCGACTCCGAACGCATCCTCACCAAGCTGCGGTCGGACGGCTATCAGATGTCAGCGGATTATGCCGGGGCCGATGTCGTGCTGGTCAATACCTGCGGCTTTCTCGATTCGGCGAAGGAAGAATCGCTGGAGGCGATCGGCGAGGCGATGGCCGAAAATGGCCGCGTCATCGTCACCGGATGCATGGGCGACGAGGCGGATCTGATCCGCGCGAAATTCCCGCAGGTGCTGGCCGTCACCGGGGCGCATCAATATGAGCAGGTGGTCAATGCGGTGCATGACGCATCGCCGCCGATCCCCAACGCCTTTGTCGACCTAGTGCCCGAAGGTGGCCTCAAACTGACGCCGCGCCATTATAGCTATTTGAAGATTTCGGAGGGCTGCAACCATCGCTGCTCCTTCTGCATCATCCCCTCGATCCGCGGCGATCTGGTGTCGCGGCGGATCGACGCGGTGCTGCGCGAGGCGGAAAAGCTGGTGTCGGCGGGGACCAAGGAATTGCTGGTCATCAGCCAGGACACGTCGGCCTATGGCGTCGACACCCGGCATGAGCCGCGCCAGTGGAAGGGCCGCGAAGTGCGCGCGCACATGACCGACATGGCGCGCGAACTGGGGCAGTTGCGCGACGCGGACGGTAAAGCGCCGTGGGTGCGGCTGCACTATGTCTACCCCTATCCCCATGTCGATCAGGTCATACCGCTGATGGCCGACGGGCTGCTGACGCCCTATCTCGACATTCCTTTCCAGCACGCATCGCCGTCGGTGCTGAAGGCGATGAAGCGCCCGGCCAATGAAGCCAAGGTGCTGGACCGCATCCATAAATGGCGCGCCATCTGCCCCGACATCACGATCCGGTCGAGCTTCGTCGTGGGCTTTCCCGGCGAGACGGAGGCCGATTTCCAATATCTGCTCGACTGGCTGGATGAAGCGCAGCTCGACCGCGTCGGCGCGTTCCGCTTCGAGCCGGTCGAGGGGGCTGCGGCCAACGCCCTGCCCGGCGCGGTGCCTGAGGCGGTCAAAGAAGAACGCTATCAGCGGATCATGGCAAAGACCGCCGCGATCAGCGCCGCCAAGCTCGCGGCCAAGGTCGGGCGCGTGCTGCCGGTGATCGTCGATGAAGTGGGCGAACCGGACGAGGAGGATGGCAGCATCGGCGCGACCGCCCGGTCACAGGCCGACGCGCCGGAAATCGACGGCAATGTGTTTTTGCGCGATGTCGGCGAAGGGCGGAAGGCTGGCGATATTTTCGACGTGCTGATCGAGGATGCCGACGAGCATGATCTTTATGGCGTGCCGGTTTAG
- a CDS encoding PilZ domain-containing protein has product MNDERNIADRGPARTAPRDSLFLLTSFATPEGAPLGKARIRNLSATGLMADCERAIPADARVEFELRGVGKVSGVVAWSRDDKIGIAFDAPIDPQLARKPVSTGSSQQQMPDYLRTNPLLRR; this is encoded by the coding sequence ATGAACGACGAACGGAATATCGCTGATCGGGGACCGGCACGCACAGCGCCGCGCGACAGCCTGTTCCTGCTGACAAGTTTTGCCACGCCCGAAGGTGCGCCACTGGGCAAGGCCCGCATCCGCAATCTGTCCGCCACTGGCCTGATGGCCGATTGTGAGCGTGCGATACCGGCCGATGCCAGGGTCGAATTTGAATTGCGCGGCGTTGGCAAGGTCAGCGGCGTGGTCGCCTGGTCGCGCGACGACAAGATCGGCATCGCCTTCGATGCGCCGATCGACCCGCAACTCGCGCGCAAGCCGGTATCGACCGGTTCCTCGCAACAGCAGATGCCCGACTATCTGCGTACCAATCCCCTTCTGCGCCGTTGA
- the surE gene encoding 5'/3'-nucleotidase SurE — protein MRILLTNDDGVHAPGLKVLEAIARTLSDDIWIVAPSEEQSGAGHSLTLTRPLRIRQHGEKHYSVTGTPTDAVMMAVGHLMKDAKPDLILSGVNRGANLAEDVTYSGTVAAAMEGTISGIRSIALSQVYARSGMGDDVPFAAAEAWGEKVLRPLIALPVTPRMLFNVNFPAIDPDAIKGIRVVRQGFHDVDRTKIVEGTDPRGYRYYWFSLGSSDAVPEGSDLAAIAEGYITVTPLHYDLTQDSAMAVTAAAFRA, from the coding sequence TTGCGCATTCTCTTGACCAATGATGATGGCGTGCATGCGCCCGGCCTCAAGGTGCTAGAGGCAATCGCGCGCACCCTGTCCGACGATATCTGGATCGTCGCGCCGAGCGAGGAGCAGTCGGGGGCCGGGCATAGCCTGACGCTGACCCGGCCGCTGCGCATCCGTCAACATGGCGAGAAACATTATAGCGTCACCGGCACGCCGACCGATGCGGTGATGATGGCGGTGGGGCATCTGATGAAGGACGCCAAGCCCGACCTTATCTTGTCGGGCGTCAATCGCGGGGCCAATCTGGCCGAGGATGTGACCTATTCGGGCACGGTCGCTGCCGCGATGGAGGGGACGATTTCGGGCATAAGATCCATCGCGCTGAGCCAGGTCTATGCCCGATCGGGGATGGGCGACGATGTGCCGTTCGCCGCGGCGGAAGCGTGGGGCGAGAAGGTGCTGCGCCCGCTGATCGCGCTGCCCGTGACCCCGCGCATGTTGTTCAACGTCAATTTCCCGGCGATCGACCCCGACGCAATCAAGGGCATCCGCGTAGTGCGGCAGGGCTTTCACGATGTCGATCGCACCAAGATCGTCGAGGGCACCGACCCGCGCGGCTATCGCTACTACTGGTTCTCACTGGGGAGCAGCGACGCGGTGCCCGAAGGCAGCGACCTGGCAGCGATCGCCGAGGGCTATATCACGGTCACGCCGCTGCATTACGACCTGACGCAGGACAGCGCCATGGCGGTGACGGCGGCTGCCTTCCGCGCCTGA
- a CDS encoding M23 family metallopeptidase: MSRARLPFVLLLLSGCIPTESTRTGGDTPPPRLDADASSVELVEQEPVWTAQQVVANAQTVAASRYVVQPGDTLRGIGNRTGAGSEMIARVNGLTPPFALRVGQALSIPGGRYHLVAEGETGIAIAAAYGVPWSQIVAVNGLEEPYMLRRGRRLLLPGNTPASAPDLEQRAAAFRIDIDDVLTGGQPAAAENAPVAVASAAPRPLPSNVPIAQPSRLTGRFAWPVKGSIVSRFGPGASGAKNNGIDIGVADGTPIKASADGIVAYAGDKVAVFGGLVLINHGSGWVSAYGHASRVDVVRGQKVTRGQVIGLTGDTGYASQPKLHFELRKDRVPVNPLTQLPTP, translated from the coding sequence ATGTCTCGCGCGCGCTTACCTTTTGTCCTCTTGCTGCTGAGCGGCTGCATCCCGACCGAAAGCACCCGCACGGGCGGCGACACGCCGCCGCCGCGACTGGACGCCGATGCATCGAGCGTAGAACTGGTCGAGCAGGAACCGGTATGGACCGCGCAGCAAGTGGTCGCCAATGCGCAGACGGTCGCGGCATCGCGCTATGTCGTGCAGCCGGGCGATACGCTGCGCGGCATCGGCAACCGTACCGGCGCGGGGTCGGAAATGATCGCGCGGGTCAATGGGCTGACGCCGCCCTTCGCCCTGCGCGTGGGACAGGCCTTGTCCATTCCCGGCGGCCGCTATCATCTGGTGGCGGAGGGTGAGACGGGGATCGCGATCGCCGCTGCCTATGGCGTGCCATGGAGCCAGATCGTGGCGGTGAACGGGTTGGAAGAACCCTATATGCTGCGGCGCGGACGGCGCCTGCTGCTGCCCGGCAATACGCCTGCAAGCGCGCCCGACCTGGAACAGCGCGCCGCCGCATTTCGCATCGACATTGACGATGTGCTGACCGGGGGCCAGCCGGCGGCGGCGGAGAATGCGCCAGTGGCGGTGGCGTCCGCCGCGCCCCGCCCGCTGCCGAGCAATGTGCCGATCGCCCAGCCGAGCCGCCTGACTGGCCGCTTCGCCTGGCCGGTCAAGGGCAGCATCGTCTCGCGCTTCGGCCCCGGCGCCAGTGGCGCAAAGAATAACGGCATCGATATCGGCGTGGCCGATGGCACCCCGATCAAGGCCAGCGCCGATGGCATCGTCGCCTATGCCGGGGACAAGGTGGCGGTGTTCGGCGGGCTCGTGCTGATCAACCATGGCAGCGGCTGGGTCAGCGCCTATGGCCATGCCAGCCGCGTCGATGTGGTGCGCGGGCAGAAGGTGACGCGCGGCCAGGTCATCGGCCTGACCGGCGATACCGGCTATGCCAGCCAGCCCAAGCTGCATTTCGAACTGCGCAAGGACCGGGTGCCCGTGAACCCCCTCACCCAGTTGCCGACGCCATGA
- the dksA gene encoding RNA polymerase-binding protein DksA — translation MASVLNSDKDGEKPPKSTVTLPADYRPSPDEEFMNPLQLEYFRQRLWSWKKQILADSEGTLAVLQNEPLREPDLNDRASSETDWSIELRTRDRQRKLISKIEAALRRIDDGEYGYCEVTGEPISLGRLEARPIATMTVEAQERHERHEKISRDD, via the coding sequence ATGGCATCGGTCCTAAATTCCGATAAAGACGGTGAAAAACCGCCAAAATCGACTGTAACGCTTCCCGCCGACTATCGTCCTTCGCCCGACGAAGAGTTTATGAATCCACTCCAGCTGGAATATTTCCGCCAGCGACTGTGGAGTTGGAAGAAGCAGATTTTGGCTGATTCCGAAGGCACGCTCGCCGTCCTGCAGAACGAACCGCTCCGCGAACCCGACCTCAATGACCGCGCATCGAGCGAGACCGACTGGTCGATCGAACTGCGCACCCGCGACCGCCAGCGCAAGCTCATTTCGAAGATCGAAGCCGCGCTCCGCCGGATCGACGATGGCGAATATGGTTACTGCGAAGTCACGGGCGAACCGATCTCGCTGGGCCGCCTGGAAGCGCGGCCGATCGCGACGATGACGGTCGAAGCGCAGGAACGGCATGAACGCCACGAAAAAATCTCCCGCGACGATTAA
- a CDS encoding potassium channel family protein, giving the protein MNVKPRAASPSTEGFLRRRSSMPMWVDISWRVGLVFGLITLVLGLHWIGRDGLKDNLDDHISFIDVLYFTTVTVTTVGYGDIVPVTPEARLFEALFVTPIRLFVWLIFLGTAYNLFLRNILYRWRMARIQADLHNHIVVTGFGTSGQEAVRELLARGTNPREIVVIDGSDKALELAESKGCNVLCGDSTRDSVLKDVAIHRARSMIVSAGRDDTSILITLTARHLAPNIPISIVVRNEDNELPARQAGATTVINPVSFAGLLMAGSTSGKHIADYMADLAASGGRVRLNERPVLPEEIGKPLSAVTTGLGVRIYRDDRPIGFWEPEAKSLQSGDLIIEIAEGDGQDRA; this is encoded by the coding sequence ATGAACGTCAAGCCCCGCGCCGCCTCCCCCAGTACCGAGGGTTTCCTGCGACGGCGTTCGTCGATGCCGATGTGGGTCGATATCAGCTGGCGCGTCGGGCTGGTGTTCGGGCTGATCACGCTGGTGTTGGGGCTGCACTGGATCGGCCGCGATGGGTTGAAGGACAATCTCGACGATCATATCAGCTTCATCGACGTGCTCTATTTCACGACGGTCACCGTGACGACCGTGGGCTATGGCGACATCGTCCCGGTCACGCCCGAAGCGCGGCTGTTCGAAGCGCTGTTCGTTACGCCGATCCGACTGTTCGTCTGGCTCATCTTTCTGGGCACGGCCTATAATCTCTTCCTCCGCAATATCCTCTACAGGTGGCGCATGGCACGTATTCAGGCCGATCTGCACAATCATATCGTCGTCACCGGTTTCGGCACCAGTGGGCAGGAAGCGGTGCGCGAATTGCTGGCGCGCGGCACCAACCCGCGCGAGATCGTGGTGATCGACGGCAGCGACAAGGCGCTGGAACTGGCCGAGTCCAAAGGGTGCAATGTGTTGTGCGGCGATTCGACGCGCGACAGCGTGTTGAAGGATGTGGCCATCCACCGGGCGCGCAGCATGATCGTGTCGGCCGGGCGCGACGATACGTCGATCCTCATCACGCTGACCGCGCGGCATCTGGCCCCGAACATCCCGATCAGCATCGTGGTGCGCAACGAGGATAATGAACTGCCCGCGCGTCAGGCTGGCGCGACCACCGTGATCAATCCGGTCAGCTTTGCCGGGCTGTTGATGGCGGGCAGCACCAGCGGCAAGCATATCGCCGATTATATGGCCGATCTGGCGGCATCGGGCGGGCGCGTACGGTTGAACGAACGGCCGGTGTTGCCGGAGGAAATCGGCAAGCCGCTCTCCGCCGTTACCACCGGGCTTGGCGTGCGCATCTATCGCGACGACCGGCCGATCGGCTTTTGGGAGCCGGAGGCCAAGAGCTTGCAGAGTGGTGACCTGATCATCGAAATCGCGGAGGGCGACGGCCAGGACCGGGCGTAA
- a CDS encoding YdcH family protein, whose amino-acid sequence MRRLELLRVEHRDLDTAIAALVDSGGGDQMQIARLKKRKLRLRDEIAQLEDELVPDIIA is encoded by the coding sequence ATGCGCCGACTGGAACTGTTGCGGGTGGAGCATCGCGATCTCGACACGGCCATCGCCGCGCTGGTCGATAGCGGCGGCGGCGACCAGATGCAGATCGCCCGGCTGAAAAAGCGCAAGCTGCGGCTGCGCGACGAAATCGCCCAACTGGAAGACGAACTGGTGCCCGACATCATCGCCTGA
- a CDS encoding YdcH family protein, with protein sequence MENSHISALSAKHAGLDARIKAETSRPMPDATLVASLKKQKLRLKEEMSAKH encoded by the coding sequence ATGGAGAACAGCCATATTTCCGCTCTTTCGGCAAAGCATGCCGGCCTTGATGCCCGAATCAAGGCCGAAACGAGTCGGCCCATGCCCGACGCCACGTTGGTGGCTTCGCTCAAAAAGCAGAAATTGCGGCTGAAGGAGGAGATGTCGGCCAAGCATTAA
- a CDS encoding DUF1465 family protein — protein sequence MPSAISLDRGLHRGLVDGLYLEAMLMADEARSYFDGRDVAEDGMDDPLRRVAFACESLKVTTRLMHIIAWLLSQRAWQRGEIGDADLSDEKYRLGKASESDPLLVATFPFAARALIEASHDLYDRVARLQDRLDRMTGSLAMPMINPARALLDRLNTAF from the coding sequence ATGCCCAGTGCAATATCTCTTGATCGCGGTCTGCATCGCGGCCTCGTGGACGGCCTCTATCTCGAAGCCATGCTGATGGCCGACGAGGCGCGATCCTATTTCGACGGCCGTGACGTAGCGGAAGACGGCATGGACGATCCGCTCCGCCGGGTCGCCTTCGCCTGCGAATCGCTCAAGGTGACGACCCGACTGATGCACATCATCGCCTGGCTGCTCAGCCAGCGCGCCTGGCAACGCGGCGAGATCGGCGATGCGGACCTCTCGGACGAGAAATATCGGCTGGGAAAGGCCAGCGAAAGCGATCCGCTGCTGGTGGCGACCTTTCCCTTCGCCGCGCGCGCGCTGATCGAGGCAAGCCATGATCTTTACGACCGGGTGGCGCGGTTGCAGGATCGGCTCGACCGCATGACCGGTTCGCTCGCCATGCCCATGATCAACCCTGCGCGCGCCTTGCTGGATCGTCTCAACACCGCCTTCTGA
- a CDS encoding MarR family transcriptional regulator, with protein sequence MNVHTAQDQVAAIERPGVQPLRQWMRTLVDYVRSGKPDLTNRQMALMMTVYIGAGPHTVRGLAEALHVSKPVITRALNKLSALGYLRRERDVADRRNIFITRTPKGAEFLDAFHHFIAGTARDDRHDNSKAERTA encoded by the coding sequence ATGAACGTCCACACAGCACAAGATCAGGTTGCCGCCATTGAACGCCCCGGAGTTCAGCCGCTTCGCCAATGGATGCGGACGCTGGTGGATTATGTCCGGTCGGGCAAACCTGACCTCACCAACCGTCAGATGGCGTTGATGATGACGGTTTACATCGGGGCCGGGCCGCATACGGTGCGCGGCTTGGCCGAAGCGCTGCATGTGTCCAAGCCCGTCATCACCCGCGCGCTGAACAAATTATCGGCGCTGGGCTATCTTCGCCGTGAGCGCGATGTGGCCGATCGACGCAATATTTTCATCACCCGGACCCCCAAAGGGGCGGAATTCCTTGACGCCTTTCATCATTTCATCGCAGGAACCGCGCGCGATGATAGGCACGACAACAGCAAAGCGGAACGCACCGCCTGA
- a CDS encoding host attachment family protein → MQIDPGALVLVADGRKMLFFRNKGDAAIPNLETEQVEKQDNPADRDQGTDTPGRAFNSVGGHRSAMSETNFHDLEEDRFAAQAADILMHRAFANDYEKLIIVAPPGTLGEMRKHYHKEVQDRLAGEIAKDLVNHPIADIEKIIADN, encoded by the coding sequence ATGCAAATAGATCCAGGCGCACTTGTGCTGGTAGCCGACGGCCGCAAGATGTTGTTTTTCCGAAACAAGGGCGATGCCGCCATCCCCAATCTGGAAACCGAACAGGTCGAAAAGCAGGACAACCCGGCCGATCGCGATCAGGGCACCGACACGCCCGGCCGCGCCTTCAACTCGGTCGGCGGTCATCGTAGCGCCATGTCGGAAACCAATTTCCACGATCTGGAGGAAGACCGGTTCGCCGCGCAGGCCGCCGACATCCTCATGCATCGCGCCTTTGCCAACGACTATGAAAAGCTGATCATCGTCGCACCGCCCGGCACGCTGGGCGAAATGCGCAAACATTATCACAAGGAAGTGCAGGACCGCTTGGCCGGCGAGATCGCCAAGGATCTGGTCAACCATCCGATCGCCGACATCGAAAAGATCATCGCGGACAATTGA
- a CDS encoding leucyl aminopeptidase family protein, which produces MTDFADCIKADTGQPAHPIHLVEAKALDAWLATRPEQSRALLAAQKFRAKPQETAILPSERDGDWMVIAGVADKAALGPWCLARLAETLPEGRYRLSEGLPGAAMLGWMLGQHRFDRYRREDSPVGVRQLLTSDVARITPAIDLARAVALVRDLVNTPAADMGPAELEAATEAVAKPFGATVVVTRGDALAHGYPMIHAVGRAADRHFAPRLIELNWGDPAAPRIAIVGKGISFDSGGLDIKPSSGMRLMKKDMGGAAHALALAQLIMAARLPVRLHLLIPAAENAISGNAFRPGDVLRSRKGLTVEIGNTDAEGRLVLGDALARAAEEKPELIVVFATLTGAARVAVGPDLPALFANDDRLAADMAQAGTEVDDPTWRLPLWEGYADMLKSDIADINNAGEGGFAGAITAALFLQRFVPEETPWLHLDTFAWRPSAKPGRPKGGEALGLRAAFKLLQQRYQPAK; this is translated from the coding sequence ATGACCGATTTTGCCGACTGCATCAAAGCCGATACGGGGCAGCCCGCCCATCCGATCCATCTGGTCGAGGCCAAGGCGCTGGACGCTTGGCTGGCGACCCGCCCGGAACAGAGTCGCGCGCTGCTGGCGGCGCAGAAATTTCGGGCCAAGCCGCAGGAGACGGCGATCCTGCCGAGTGAGCGGGACGGCGACTGGATGGTCATCGCGGGGGTGGCGGACAAGGCAGCGCTTGGCCCCTGGTGCCTGGCGCGCCTCGCCGAGACGCTGCCCGAAGGGCGCTATCGCCTGTCCGAAGGGTTGCCCGGTGCGGCGATGCTGGGATGGATGCTGGGGCAGCATCGGTTCGACCGTTACCGCCGCGAGGACAGTCCGGTGGGGGTACGCCAACTGCTGACCAGCGATGTCGCGCGGATTACGCCTGCCATCGATCTGGCGCGGGCGGTCGCGCTGGTGCGGGATCTGGTGAATACGCCCGCCGCTGACATGGGGCCGGCCGAACTGGAAGCGGCGACGGAAGCGGTCGCCAAGCCCTTTGGCGCGACGGTCGTGGTGACGCGCGGCGATGCGCTGGCGCATGGCTATCCGATGATCCATGCCGTCGGGCGGGCGGCAGACCGGCACTTCGCGCCGCGCCTGATAGAACTCAATTGGGGCGATCCGGCCGCGCCGCGCATCGCCATCGTCGGCAAGGGCATCAGCTTCGACAGCGGTGGCCTGGACATCAAACCCTCGTCGGGCATGCGCCTGATGAAGAAGGATATGGGCGGCGCGGCGCATGCGCTGGCGCTGGCGCAGCTGATCATGGCGGCGCGGCTGCCGGTGCGGTTGCACCTGCTGATTCCGGCGGCGGAAAATGCGATCAGCGGCAATGCTTTCCGTCCCGGTGATGTGCTGCGCAGCCGCAAGGGGCTGACGGTCGAGATCGGCAATACCGATGCCGAAGGGCGGCTGGTGCTGGGCGATGCGCTGGCCCGTGCGGCGGAGGAGAAGCCCGAACTGATCGTCGTTTTTGCGACGCTGACGGGCGCGGCGCGAGTCGCGGTCGGACCGGACCTGCCTGCCCTGTTCGCCAATGACGACCGGCTGGCCGCCGACATGGCGCAGGCGGGGACCGAGGTGGATGATCCGACCTGGCGGCTGCCCTTGTGGGAAGGCTATGCCGATATGTTGAAGTCCGACATCGCCGATATCAACAATGCGGGCGAAGGCGGATTTGCCGGGGCGATCACCGCCGCTTTGTTCCTGCAGCGCTTTGTGCCGGAAGAAACGCCCTGGCTGCATCTCGACACCTTTGCCTGGCGGCCGTCGGCCAAGCCGGGCCGTCCCAAAGGCGGCGAGGCGCTGGGGCTGCGCGCGGCGTTCAAGCTGTTACAGCAGCGTTACCAGCCCGCTAAGTAA